taaaatctcaaacattcaACCATAAGACATAATACCAGaagtataataccagagttatctacattcctaAAATACTGTATCTATTTAcgttcttccaaaatatttcaaaatacatctaggatcccataatcaaaacaattctgatcctagtacattgcttaCCCTCTTAACGGGGTAACTTAgtaaactcaacggcggtcacgacccgccggtcactcagggtctcctgaaaaatatattaagttcaagggtgagacacttctcagtaagggaaaataaactaaatacaattgtgtggcaacatgaacatttaaggcaattgtataaatacatacatttcatattttcgtaaacgttcatcatatcataatgaataatcacatgctttcatattttctaataagtcatatcgtacataaaacatctgttataactgataatactgaaaacatacctaagatgaatagttagctaatgtcatgtattaccccctatgataggttgtgcagtctgaaggcgagacccgacaatggctggccgaccattgccgagtcaaatatgtctgtaagtacgatgggcccgccacaccctagtccggacttccaggtggacttctacaactctacactgaaagccacaccgACTATCCATCCCCCaccccccttgtggggtggttagcacaagtctaaacatagatatctgatctatatagttacggtatcgagctcctgaactgaactaaactaacatccagattctgataacatataatacataattgtatagcatctttcataattgcataaatatggccttgcgccaaatatttcatatatcacggccttgcgccgaaaatttcataaattatggccttgcgtcgaacatttcataaattacggccttgcgccgaacatatcataaattacggccttgcgccgaacatatcatacatatcattctgaaaataaatcatttatcatgcatTTCAACATTGTAATGTACTGTACTCTTTCATGATTTTTCGAAACATATTCCATTCGTATATTTGtaatatcatgatattcttccatataaaataatattcatgccacacatttgctgtataaaaatCATACATTGAATTCTAAAATCACAGTtgctggcatctcatacatatatatacatttcaacatagtaatagtattttctcaaacgtacatttccttcgCATTATACAGATATAATgtatgtttttcctgaaaataacttttctcataaataacaataatttgcaagaaagtaactactttagtttattcccttacctggctactaagaaagtcccctaaaatatcttggtctaactcccgtaggatttcctgatcaataccctgaaattgaaaactttcagtattaaatttcagtatttccacgtgtatatcatttcctataactaccgcaagatcaaatttggcttataaagtcttacctcaactcaggggtgatttccaacttgctctcaccaatgatccgctccagcagatttggagagaacttccctaggagcgtcgtggtgacttcgaaaTGTTGAACCGACgtaaatctagcccaaaatcgatgagagagagagagagaggggaccgaagaggagagagagagagagagagaggagagagtttgctTAATTATGaagtaaaattcaaatttttccatatttatagaactagattcgtcgatgagccacgtcattcgtcgacgaatccttcattaattttgtcgacgaaattcagtcctcgtcgatgaaattcagtcttcatcgacaaattctcttaaaccctcgtcaACAAATACCCTGTCTTCATCGACAAAGTCGACCTCCTCCttttgttactatttccatttccctttctctttattatttaaatactattattattcgaGTCGTCACaaccttcctcttcaactatcatattctcttttctacccacttctttccaaaccatctcatctccctccttcctcatacctaccttccttttatccttaggcttagctccaaaccggcatactacttcaatgtgaccttgcctacaacatttattacaatagaaacccctattctcatatattaccctttgccaattctgtTTTTGTCCTACAACCAACGAAAAACCCTCCATAGAATCCTTCTGCAagtccacttcaacacataatctcgcaccAATGGCTCttgttctatataatgtggcattatccgtccctaagaatctaccaaatctagtggccaaactctgtaaacagtccattctatatatatgtaaaggCAGACCTAGTAAGAAAATCACTAAGGTGCGATCGATGGCTCCTTGTTCACATCAAAATTCACAGATCAACTAAAAagccgaaattggcaccctgccacccatcttccttctcgtgcccatgcatgaatgtaatccttttcatttaccaaatgcaacaaaatatgatagttgtccataaaacttaCAATTGGGACTTCAGAGAGACCTCAGGATTGGATAATATGTCTCTGAAAGACATCGATAGACGACCTTGTAGAAAGAAATTTAAGTACCaacgcaaacttcagatcctcagcAACATTTTCCATCTCCATATTCgaaaaaacaaaacctaattccccattaattAGTTTCGGTTTCCTCAAccggattttgaattttgaagatgggaTTGACCTCTTCAAGGCTTCCGCAAACAATTTGTCCCCAGCGAAATCTTCCCCCTTTTCGATCTTATCATCCCCCGAACCACTCCTCACAACCCGTAAACTAGCATTGACACCTCCCTTCAACCCTTCGGTAACAACTACCATAGACGGTGCGGTCATGTCTATCAGCTACCTTTTTTCCATATTGAAcaccaaaaaacaaaataaaaataatcaataaataACCAAACGTGCGGTAGACCTACGTCTTCCGTCACCATATGTCGTCGACGCAAGTTCGCCGTCACCACTTCGTCTTTGTCGCCGTCTCAGATTCCCGTAGCCCAACTCGCTACCAAGATCGGAGACGAAGCCGCTGCTGCTCTCCGACAAGAGTCGCTGCCACTGCAACACTTGAGTTCCGACCTCATGTGCGGCAGAGAGATGCTGAGGCAGATGAGTTATTTAAAGGGGCAAAGATGGTGGCGCTGGCGAAAACAGATGCAACTAATATTTTCCCAACCAACAGATTGTGACGGCGACAAGGGGTGCAAGAGAAGCTGGAGAAGGACACCCACACGCTGTCTGGGGCGACGGAACATCAGGGCGCACCTCGCCGAAGTCCTCAAAGTCGTCATCGTCGTCCCTCGTCGCGACGGTGGTTAGGTTTCACAGACAAACTTTCAAGCATGAAATAAACGTGTGTTTTCAAAGTCACCAGTAGATCACGACGGTGACTAGGGTCGCGTGCAACGGAGAACAAGGCGCACCACGCCGAACTCCTCAATGCCATCGTCGTCGTCATCCCTCATCGCAACGGCGGTTAGGATTAGTGTACTCTCTCATTTATATTGGTAATAGATGTTAAATGACTTGAACTGCACAACATTGTAGAACCCAAAAACCTTTTTACTCTCATAGTCTAAGCTTAGAAGCATCATGCGAAGGAGTGGATAGTAGTTCTGTGCTTTGGGGTATTTCGCCAAAACAATAATGGTGGCTCACAAGGTCTAATCGGGAAATGAAGCTTATCACCTAGTGAAGGAAGCAATATTAAAGTGGTGGTTAAGCCATTTCATCTTTATTTAAGAACAACTTAACTCCTAAATTCAACCATTATTTAAAAAAGTTTTTTCTCCCTCAAACATCTACtaatttaagtaaaaaaaaaattaatttttaataaaaaaaatcccACTTTCATTCGGTCATCTCTTTCTTGTGTTTATATGAACATTAATTTAGGAGTAAAAGAACGATCTtctattaaaatttcaaaaattccacaAACATCTTCAaaaaatttgtatctttttgtcaaatcttaataaaattttacattttttttatcaaatcacaaaaaaaaaaaaagtaaatattttCACTCTGATTTTAAACCGCTCAATATATCATTAAAATTATGACAAAAGACATTGACCTTCCATgatatttgacaaaaagataatcACCTcctttaaggtttcaaaaattttgaaaacttctATTGAGATTTATAAAAAAGACATAAACCTCTCATTacattttacaaaaaaatataaatgataaGTCTTTTAAAGAGAGATCTGTATCTTTTTTGGTAAACCTTATGAGAGGTCAGcgatatttttaaaactttaagaataatTTTTACCTCTTTATCAAATCTCAAATCTCAAGAGAAATTAGCATTTTtatcttaaaattaaaatatatgttaACAATGATAGTATGTGACACACAACTAACAATAATTGTATTCAACCTACATTAGATtgaatcaagagagagagagagagagagagatacccacaggatgtggttcaggtggtagtgcgggctgtgggagtgcctctcacgaagTCAGGTATTCAAACCCTTCTAGACTCATTTTCGctcctgaactcctgaatttatcTTTCCTTTAAAGTTGTAGGATCAACTTCAAGGAGTGCAGAATTAGTCAAGTAGATCGTAACACGAACATATGGATACCCGGTGTataatctaaagagagagagagagagagagagagagagagagagagagagagagattgattcAATAATGACGGCTCCACTTAGGTATTGATAGTCACCCCAAGACTACAAGTCCTTCCTACCCAAACaacaaaataagagagagagagagaaagagagaggaagggAGCTgaccttttcttcttttcttttctttactttTCCCATGGAGAGGAGACTTACAGATTAACAGTTTACATTTTCATCCCATGGGCAGGGGAGGGTACCCCACACAATAATGGACACATCCTCTTCTGAAACCTATCATTAAAAGCTCTGCATGACTTCAATAATTGCAATGATCCCAAAAGCATGACATATCTCTCCCCGTCACATCCTCCGGATGTCTTCTTTTAATCACTCCCCCCTCTCATAAAGCACTCCCACGCGCATGACACCCCCCCGCATGTAtcattaatactactatttcccCTTCTAATTAATAATCAAAATTCAACAATACACTACTATAAAAAAGCCTGACGATGTGCTTTGACGAAGGGTGCATTCGAATCGGGTCATCAAATTTGTATAGAAAAATATTCAAACTcgaattaattaaaaaatgttaaGTTCGAAATTCGATTCTAATGTCATTAATTTTAGAATTGTTAAACTCACCTTGACTCAATTATAAGTTCACAAAAGTTGAGTTGGACTCGACTAAGTTTTATTAAGCTTTAAATTGTACTTATATAGTGTAAGATTGCCCACTTGGTTATTAACTAAAACCAATAAGCAGTAGAAATGTTGGTCGTTTTTCTTATCTCTTTAATCATATTattcattttaataaaatatattttgatttttttaaataattagttTTGTTTTTAACAAATACTAGTTTAGGTATTAAACATGATAACTATCGTAATTAGTTCAATCTAAtactattaaattcatttaagcATCACAAAATttagttataaaaataaatttatttaaaaataagccAAATACCATTAATTGGtaattatgaaagaaaaatacAACATAAATGGTGAGAAGTatctttgatttttcaaaataaaaaaaagaagaggaaaggaaAGGGGCTGGGAGGGAGACCCATGCTGTGATAGGGTCTCTCATTGGATACCCAGGTTTGATTTCTGATGGTAGAGTTTTGGGGCATTGTTGAATAATGTGTGAAGAACAAAAAGAGatggaagaaagaaagaaagaaagaccAGTTGCCTCCTCCCCCCTTCCACCCTTTAATAATTGCAAAGCAAACTTTTATGGGAATAGTAAACTATTGGTCCCTTTGTCTGCCCATGTCAAAACACAAGGGGCTGAATGCAGCTCTGCAATTATGGTCAAATCCTCATGCACACATACCATtcatccttctctctctctctctctctctctctctctctctctgttcatGCTTCACGCCTGCTGGTTCCAGAAGAAATTAAAGTTTTCCCATCTGTCCAATCCCTGTCCACCACGTACCATCACTTCATCATCTTCCCCCTAAGtattcatttttattaattttatttatacaTTGTTTTTTAATCACtccatgatgatgatgatgatgatcaaagcCATTATACAAATATAAGTGTGTATACGTACGTTGATCTTGATTATATATCTACCCATTTGGTTGGTGAGTCAGCGGTCCAAGGCCACCCATCTGATCAGAGTCATTTCCATTGAATTACGTCAGCGATGGATATAATTAATAGAGCTTGGAAATTAACAGGGGGTGATGGGACGACGGACTCTGTTTATCATTTTGAACACAAAGCAACAAAGACAATAGTGATTTCGCGTCAATTAATGGTGGTACAAATCATGCGTCGACAGGGGGCCAGAGATCCGCATGATCTTATCCCAACCGTCGGATCAGTGTTCCATCATGATCATCATCGCCACCTTCGCCTGCCCTAGCTTAGGTCCGTCTGTAAAAGTCCAAGGTCATAATTAGTCCATTAATGTCGTATTAGAATTTGTTGTCAAGCAAATCATTTGTGTCCCCTGTTCCAAATTCATTATAACCctgatatatatatttaactaagaagaaaaagtataataataataataatgataattataATAATGGAATTGGAATTCTCAGTCGCGGCATTCTGTTTTGGAATCAGCTCCCATTTTTGTCAACAAATGTCAACATTATTAATTGAGAAAGAAAAAACAATTCCAATTTACAGAAGAAAAGGAAAAGTCATGTTCAAAGCCCATGATTTGTTTTTCTTTGGTAGAACATGAGAAGTCAAGTGGTTCTGCTGCTGTTGCCATGTACATGAGATAGACTATTTTATTAATCTAATCAAATCAAATTAAACTAAATCAAGTCCtctgtgtgtgtctctctctctctctctctctctctctcctctcgtgtATGAACCGTTGTATAATATATAGATTCACGTGTGTTTGTCAACATGGATATGTCGGTCAATCTTTAGTAGCACAAggcaaaagaaataaaaagggCCCTTCTTTTGTGCTTGTTGTGTGTTCAAAAGATTGGATATAGTTTCTTTTTAAGAGGTCCTCTGCTTCTTCTTCAACCAGACCATTCTCTTCCATTTCAGTTTCTCTCTCTTAGTGTTCTTTGATCATATGGAGCTAGCTTTGAGCCTGGGAGACGCATCAAAGCCCTTCTCTTTCCTTGAGAAGCCCCAGAACATGGCGGacaaggatttagggttttgcatgGGTTTAGGGCCTGGGGCTAACGAAAGAAGAAGGCAAAATGAGAACTTTGAAGGGGAAAGAGATGAAGATGAGAGAAGGGTTTCATCAGATCCGCCCGTTCAGCTCGATCTTCTTCCCTTTTCTCCTGTTCCCCGTAACCCACCTCCCTCGCAGCTTTCATTTCCATGGCTGCCTGATCATAACTGTAAGTCTCCACATACTGCTACCTCATCCTTCTCTAATTTCTCCACATATTCGTTGATTTTCAAACTATCTGGAGTTTTTCCGAACGGGGTTTTGATGGGTTTGGCTCATCTTTCGCATATTGTTGAGTTTTTGGGGTTTAAAAACTCGGTTCTGATGGGTTTTAAGCGTTTTAGGGAATTTTGAGAGCTGGGTTTTGATGGGTTTTCACTTTTCGGCGTGTTTTAGGGATTTTTGTGGACTGGGTGTTGATGGGTTTGCTTAGTTATTGCATGTTGTTTTGAGTTTGGTGTTCTAAGAACTGGGTTTTAATGGGTTTTCAAGcgtttttgggatttttaagaACTGGGTTTTGATGGGATTTCGCTTCTCAGTGTGTTTAGGGGATTTTTACGAACTGGGTGCTGAAGAGTTTGCTTATTTAGGCGATTTTGTTCTGAATTTGGGGTTCCTAATCTCTCTTACAGTGGCACCTGAGGCGGGTTCGTCTGACGGGCCAGCGAGAGGGGTCGATGTGAACCGGCCGCCAGCTGCAGGAGATGAGGCGGACGACGGCGGGACGGCGCTGTCTTCTCCGAATAGCACGGTCTCGTCGTTCCAGATGGACTTCTCGTCGATCTACAGAAGCGGAAGCGGCAGAAGAAGCAAACGAGATTTGGAAGCCGCGGGGATTAACGAAATTGACGCGGAGAGAGCATCTTCCCGAGCCAGCGACGACGACGAGAATGGCCTCACTCGGAAGAAACTCAGACTGTCCAAAGAACAGTCAGCTTTTCTCGAAGAAAGCTTCAAAGAACACCATACCCTCAACCCGGTAAGTACAatccatgaaaaaaaaaatcaaaaacaaaagaagaatCCCATTTGGTCGTTTTCCAATTCTTCCCGGAAAATAGAAAGATGGAAAATCCGAAGTCATCTCTGTTCTTCGCCACCAATAAATTAAAAGTAGTTGTTAGGTGAAGCATAGATTTTCAAATTTaagtgaatttaaataaaattctatataattttattttattcaaatttacgCAAATTCAAATCTAGTCTAAGATGATTTCTCAAAAATctgaacctctctctctctctctccccctctgtGCAGAAGCAGAAGCTTGCTCTGGCAAAACAGCTGAATCTGCGTCCTCGCCAAGTAGAAGTGTGGTTTCAGAACAGGAGAGCAAGGTATTTTTTTTACGCATTCAATCATTTTTTCTGTTGTTTTGACACTTTCAGATTGATTTTCTTGAAGAAATTCAAAAAGGGTAATCGCCATTTTTGAACTGCAGGACGAAGTTGAAGCAGACGGAGGTGGACTGCGAGTACCTGAAGAGGTGCTGCGAGACGCTGACAGAAGAGAACAGAAGGCTACAGAAGGAGCTCCAGGAGCTGAGAGCTCTGAAGACTTCTCAGCCCTTCTACATGCAGCTTCCCGCCACCACTCTTACTATGTGCCCCTCCTGCGAGCGCGTCGCCACCACCACCGCCGCCCCCTCCACCTCCGCCGGCGCCGCCAACTCAACCCCTCTGCCCGTTTCCAAGCCCAGATTTTACCCTTTCTCCCACTCACAAAACCACGCGCAGCAGGTCCACGCCCACCCGGCTGCCTCATAAAAAcaacttcatcttcttcttcttcttcttcttcttcttcttcttcttctgtgtATATATTTTGGGTTTGATAGCATTCCGCCATTTCCCCACctgcaatttttttatttaaattatgattcTGATACTTAAATCCTTGATGGGTTTTTGGAGAAGGGCGAGATTAAGATTAAGGAGTGTTAATATTGACCAGAAACtaggagagatttttttttttttttttgaatttgtttttcgaCAGATCGAGCAGCTTTATGTTTGCTTAGTTGCTACCCTCTTCCATAGTTGATCTGATTTTGTACTAAAACTTCATTTACAAGTTGTTTTGTCAGtgtttaatattaaatttttatatatcttTATGGATGTTGGTTCTAAGACAATGATAATTGCCAAATCAATTTATCACAGGGTAAAATGCAACAATCACTTTATTATTTGGATCATGCATGATTCATGAACCATAAGACGATAGAATAGCTCACAAATTAATTTTagtttactttattttattctATAATACAATAGAAGCTCATGTAATTAATTTTATCATTTGTTCCGTATAGATAAATAGAACAGAATAAAATGAAATAGACTTCTATAATTTTACACATTTatcatataaatttttattttgtttcactttcaatttattatattttttaagtatAAATTGTGGATAGAGtgatgataaaaatatttttatttttgtattttttgtatgTGCTTGCCATTACAGAGTACTATCAACCACCCTCAGGTATaactactaatttttttattatttgtggGCTCGAAATGCTAGTAAAACATATATATCTCTCTAAAACCATAAATATTGCAACCCGCCATCGTGCATTTGTCATTACTGAAATTAAAAAGTATATGGCGAAAGATGTGAAAATATCAAAACATTGATtccaaatacatacataattccatatcatgatattacatcccaaaaagaGCAAAAACTATTGTCTAATGTCTTACGAACACTGACAATTACTATTAATTATCTAATCCCAATCTCATAATTCACATATTCATACGACATacttacccccatgacgggttgtacggcccgaagaTTGGATTTAGCATATGGTCGGCTGACCATAGTTGAGTCAGAAAAGGTAGTAAGTATGATTGTGCCTACCCTTCACTCGAAATTGCATCGAGAAAGGTCACCCAAAACTACTTCGGATGGGGCCTCCGGAACTATCTCGGAGTAGTATTGTACCtaggtctccaatcgactatcccgcatcacacttccatccctatgtgattgcactcactaccaactcatagctacggtatcgtgctcataaTATAACATCTCATATCTATAgagttcttaaatcatatatgacaatttacacaataaaaattgtataaaacaTAAGCTATTCATGCTCCTGTAAAATATTTATCATATTCTGTCTTGGTATAAAACTGACATATCAAATCTCGGTATctagccgtcatatcaaatctcgaCTTATAGTCGTCACATCACATCTCGGCTTATAGCCATCATATCACATACTATGTAATATTAGTTAAAACATTTTGTTCATATATGTCATTTAAaaactgttctcatgccacacaatttttatctgataaatcataaataaaataaactgattGAGAAATACACAAGTTGCTGAAAACAGTGGTATGAGCATCtatagggttttatttaactcaaactacatattttattaaaaataggagatgttcaaaccatttacgttagttttccccaaaaacataCAAAAGTCAAAACAATTATTTCCATATACCCgattcgttcagaaaatcatatatactatttttgtaaacataaattgcaatttaattggtccatatttcaaaaatagctaacataatataatctcaTTTATTGTTCCTGAAGAAAATGTCTAAAACCTTCGAAACCACAAAAACCCTAACTACACGAATCTACCAAATATCGACGGCCTACGTGCTGGGAGGAGGGAAAGAGAGTCGAAAAGCACTTGCTGAGAGTTATCgaggctagagagagagagagagagagagagagagagtcaaaaccctaatttttagagagagagagagagagagcaaaagagagttatgaagaaataaacataacttagcccttaagtaagcagGCCCACaggaaaactgtcaacggtttttcTAGGCTtgacaaaaccatcgacagtttagCGCCTAAACAACTCTCGGTAGTTTACCtgtaggaaaaccatcgacggtttttctgaTCCTCACAAAACCGGCAACAGTTTGGTCTTGGCCAAAGCCTTTTTCCCTCTTTTCTATTCctttgtaataaccccaaaaatggttatataagattagtgggatgatttcaaaaaaataattttaaattaattaaattaaattaaattaaatttttttaaaaaaagaaaaaataatttatttttatttttattaattaaatatattattattaattaaatattatattattattattattattattattattattattattattattattattatatgatatatatcaCCTCCTGAAGCAGAAGCTTAACGAGGATTTCAAAATTCATCCAGAAGGCAACGGCCCCCCTGAATCTCTCTTGTTTCccctccgtctctctctcccactctcttcaatttcttgacTAATATTCATCcaatcgaaaatcagaaaataccgctggactccattccccgccaccgtcatttctactagagcggatttatcGTAGAAGCGGCGTAAACATATCTCCTTGGGTAAGCTAAAttttcacttttacctcaatttcttgtataTTTTAAGTCtaattgatgatcagacaccacaacgagaatctaaggataattctctataagtctaaCGAAGCGGATTTCTCAtagggtcgtcgtaggcataactcCCAAAATTAgaataagggggttattaaggggctaattattatttaattaatgtatatttagaaatgttagaatattgggcattatAAGGTTGAATTTGAGTTATTGAATTTAGGATTCGGATAAGCgtcgtgggtgtaattttgggacacTAC
This Malania oleifera isolate guangnan ecotype guangnan chromosome 11, ASM2987363v1, whole genome shotgun sequence DNA region includes the following protein-coding sequences:
- the LOC131168090 gene encoding homeobox-leucine zipper protein HOX11, which produces MELALSLGDASKPFSFLEKPQNMADKDLGFCMGLGPGANERRRQNENFEGERDEDERRVSSDPPVQLDLLPFSPVPRNPPPSQLSFPWLPDHNLAPEAGSSDGPARGVDVNRPPAAGDEADDGGTALSSPNSTVSSFQMDFSSIYRSGSGRRSKRDLEAAGINEIDAERASSRASDDDENGLTRKKLRLSKEQSAFLEESFKEHHTLNPKQKLALAKQLNLRPRQVEVWFQNRRARTKLKQTEVDCEYLKRCCETLTEENRRLQKELQELRALKTSQPFYMQLPATTLTMCPSCERVATTTAAPSTSAGAANSTPLPVSKPRFYPFSHSQNHAQQVHAHPAAS